TCGTCTTCTTCGTTCTATTCGCTGTAGAAAAATGTACAGCTTAGTAATAAAAAGCGGCGAGAATATAATTCGTGAAAGAGGTGCTTCAAGACAGAATTCACAGAGTGGTCGGTGGGCCTTGAGCAATACCAAAAGGTGACGTTGCTCACAAACCATCCAGTTTTAGTTGGTTTGCATTGAAATTCAGGTCTTGTGTTAAGTGTATCACGTATACTTATCAGAGCTTTTCTATATTCCTGTTGTTTAGGAATGGTTATTAAATGATATATGAGAATGAATTGTCAAAGTAAAGTTTGGAGAAAGAAATAATGAAGAAGTTACAACTCATATTTGGTTTTGGAATGTTGTTGAGTCTCGCTGGATTTTCCCAGGAAGCCCCTCAGGCAGAGCCGGTTTATGGTGGTTATATTGAAGAATTACATGCAGCACCGCTGGATGCAAACACGACGAGAATTTATGCCTCTACCATGAGTGCTAATTCCATGTTCTATGCTGATGTTGATCACTCCGGATCGAATCCCCTTTTTAGTGGTTGGAATACCGTACCGGACCTGGATTGGGATGATGATTTTGGCGTATTGCGGGCTTTTGCCAGTGATGCCTATAGTGGTTACGTCTTTGCTGGTTTGCAAGGGGGTGGTGTGATTGCAGCATCACCTCTCGCCGCTTCCATATATACCGTTGATAGTGTCATGATTGAAGCCATTCAAGCTCGGGATGGCCATTTATTTTACCAGGTTATGGGTGGCAGTGGTCAGGATATATTTTTTGCAGATATCGATGCATCTGGCGGAGTGGGAACCATTCAATCAACCACCATAGCCATTGCCTCGTGGATGCCTCGGTTTCCTGTTCAGATCGTCATCAGTCCTTATGATGAATACCTCTATGTCTTTGTTCCTGAGGAACCACCTCTGCTTTATAAATCAAGTGATGCTTTTCGCTCATTTAATACATCAACAACCTTTTCAACGGTCACGACAACAGATCTAGCCAGTACAGGCTATGAATATTCTTCCTTTATCGTGGCTCCTGATGGTCACTATTATGCCGCCAGCTACGAAGGAAACTCATCCGGTTATGAAACCCGTATTTCAAGTTCAGATGATGGTGGGACGAGTTGGACAACCCAAATTATTGCTGAAGATGCTGGGCGAGGTGACTTTAAGGCACCGGGGGATTCCGCTAGCTATAACCTCTATTATAGTCGCATTATGTCAGATGATAAGGGCGTTTCCTGGTCCATGCATGGGGGTGCCGATGGAGCGTTGGCTGCTGATCCAAATGATAAAAGTATTGCCTATGTGAGAACCGATTGGGGCATGGGGATGTACGATCATGTCCTATCAGGTGTGGATGAGATCAACGATGGCTTGTTGGCCGTTCAGGTCAATGACTTTGCCATGGATACCAGCAAAACTACCGCCTGGGTAGCTTCAAAATCCGGTATTTGGTATGTTAGTGATTATGGAACCAGCTCCGTAGTCTGGACCGAACCGATCTGGCCGGACTGGGACAGCACACCTTATGATGTAGTAACCTGTACAGCGGGTGCTGATACGGCCTACATGGGCAATTCCAGTGGAAATGTCTTTCGTTATGAAACAGCCAGTGGTGATGTGGATGATCCTATGAGCTATGAGCGAATCTTTGAAGCGCATCAGGATGGTGCCTATCCCTACTGGACCTGGACCTATGGATCCAGAGTTACAGCCATTGCCACTGATAACACGTATGGAAGCGAACGCCTGTTCGTGGGTATCTATGATGCAGAGGACTGGGATGAACCAGATGATTCATTGGGTGGTGTTTTTGTTGGAACACCTTCTGGAACAAGTTGGTCCTGGACTCAGATAACGGGTGGCGATTTTCCAATCACGGGAATCGATGTCCTGGACATTGTCGTAGTCGAAGAATCTGGTAATACGGTAGCTTATGTTGGTGTTGAACGCAATACCACTTACGGAACGGTGAATGGTGTCTATCGTTGTGAAGAAAATGCTGGAAGCTGGACGGTTACCTCAGATTTATTTCTGAGTGCCACTTATCCAATCGCAGCTACTATTATGGATTTGTACGTTTCAGAAAGTGATACGATCTTTGCTTGCGGAACGGATGCCTCCGGAACCAGTGTCCGCTCCTATAAAAAGGCGGTTGGCGATACTTACTGGGAGTCATTGACCTCATCGGGTCTGGTGTACCCAAACGCTGCCAAGGCCATCACCTATGATGAGGTCAACCATGATCTCTATATGGCCATCGACAATATTATTTACGTGTTTGAAGAAGGTGCCATTGCCTGGGCCGTTTACTATGAATATCCAGTTGGTACAGATATCCAGTTTATTTATTATGATGATCTGTTGGTGGGGACTGGTGTTGGGCTCTTTGGTCATGAAGCGGTAACAAGTATTGATCCTATGCTGGAGGTCAGACCATTGGCCTATCAGTTGGAGCAAAATTATCCCAACCCATTTAATCCAAGTACAGTAATTCGTTTTAAGATTCCTGTGAGTGCCCAGGTCGAGTTAACGATCCATGATTTAAGAGGTCGGGAAGTAGCCCGCTTGGTAAATACTTTTCAGCCTGCGGGGTCACATCAGGTTACGTTTGATGGTTCAACCCTTTCCTCAGGTCTCTACTTCTACACCCTTATGGCTGGAGACGTAAAATTAACGAAGAAGTTGATGTTGATGAAATAATCACAAGGATATTGTCCTTAAAGAGCCTCCGGAACCGCTCGAAATGGCAGGCCCACGGCAATTAGCTCTGGGTAGCTTAGAGAAACTAAGTCCTCCAGGGACAGAAAGGCGCAGAGTGATCTGCGCCTTTCTGTTTGGTCCGCTAGTATCAAGGATTAGTTTAAGAAATGTCAAAATTATTTTATTTTCTTGATCCCAAGGGAATTCTACTAGGGGAAACAAATTTTAACAATCCTAAAGTGCTGTGGTGCAAGACCGATACACCTGAATTGGAGAAAGCCATACAGGCCAATCTCAAAAAGAATAACTCGCAGTTCACTGTTTCGATAACTGCTTACATACTTTCCATAACCACTATTGATAAGGCCATGAAGGTCTGGAGTGATGGCAAAGCTACCAGGCAAGATTTTACAAATAACCATATCGTGTTTATTGAAGAGAATAAAAATTATTTAGCGCAGATTTTCAATAATATTGTAACATCATAAGCTAGTCGTAAATTACATGACCAGCCGTTGCATAACATCATTAAACTAAAGGAACATCATGCAACCCAGTCACGAAAAGATGATGAGAGACATCCATCGTATCATCGATAAGGAAAGACCGAAAACTGAAGCAGAGATGAATGCTTTAATGGACCGGATCAACAGTGGGGAGTATCCAGTTATTGAAGATGACGAATTAAGCATCGCTCAGCAAGCGGAAGATTTGGTCTCTGAAGCTTATGAATACCACCCAAGAGAAGGTCGGCGCAAGGCACTTGAAGCCATAAAACTTGACCCGGATTGTATTGCAGGTTATGAATACCTGGGTCTAAACGAAATCTCAAGCTCCAAAGCGAAAGGTTATTACAAACGGGGGATTAATATTGGTCGGCGGATATTCGGGGGTGAATTTCTGGAGGACAATCGCGGGTACTTCTGGGGTATCCATGAAACGCGCCCCTTCATGCGCTGTCTTCAATATTATTCGGATTGCCTATATACCGCCAGGCAGATTAGAGAATGTGTCACCATTCAAGAGGAATTGATTGATCTGAATCCCAATGATAACCAGGGGGTTAGAGATTTACTCCTACTGTACTTGATTCAATTGGGTGATATTGAGAAATTTAATAAGTATGCTGACCTGTTCCCTGAAGATATCGGAGCCTACGCTCTCTTTAATCGAGCCCTCCTTGCCTTTAAAACAGAAGGTGACAGTGAGATAGCCAATGCAAAACTACAAGAAGCGGTGATGGAAAATCCCCACGTGTCAAAAAAAATACTTTCTCACAAGCCGGTAAAAGGTTTAGCTGAGCATTATGGTTTGGGTAGTGAAGAAGAGGCCGATTATTATGCCATGTATGCCCGACATGTCTGGCGCAATACCAGAGGTGCTGTGAAATGGTTGCTGAAACATCAAGGTAAATGAAATACCCCTACGGCACCTACGATCATCAGAAACCCGCGATTTAAATCGTTGGTTTCCGTCCAACCAACATCATCAAATCTGAAATTTCACTCCAGTCAGTTCCTCAGAAATAGTCCACAACTTTGCAGCGATATCCACATCATGTGATAATTTATTGGAAGAAACCAGCTTGGGATACCCTCGCCATTCAGACATACCTGAAGGCCCGTAATAGTTTCCACTTTTTGCAGAGGGCTCTACAGCAGCCATGAGGGTCGGGAGGGCACCCATAGGACCATCTTGAGCAAAAATAGTGTTGAAAAATTGAATCACAGCCCCTTTGGCCAGGTTGCTGGCTGTTAATCCGGGATGGGCGGCTGTCACCACGATTGAATCACCGGCAGCCTGAATTTTTCGAGATAACTCATAAGTGAAATAAAGATTAGCAATTTTGCTGTCACCATAAGCCTTCCAGGCCATATAACGACGTTTCCCCCAATTGAGATCATCAAAATCAAGCTTACCCATTTTGTGAGCATTGCTGCTTACGTTTATAATGCGACTGTTGGGTGTTGATCTCAGCTGAGTGTAGAGTTGGGCTGTCAGGGCGAAATGCCCTAAATGATTGGTACCGAATTGAGATTCGAATCCGTCAACGGTTTTGCCGTAGGGTGGCACCATGATTCCGGCATTGTTGATCAACAGATCGAGCTGTTGAAAGTCTGCATTGAATTGATCAGCAAAAGTTTTTACAGAGGCCAGATTGGCAAGATCCAAAAGACGTACCGAGAGCTTGGCTTTTGGAAGCTCTTTTTGAATTTGAGCTATGGCTGTCTCGCCCTTCTCCTGATTTCTTACCGCGAGAATGATTTCAGCATTTTTCTCTGCCAGCGCTTTGGCAGCTTCGAAACCGATTCCACTATTGGCCCCGGTAATGATGATGACCCGACCACTTTGGTCAGGAATATTTTGGGTGGTCCATTTTGATTTTGACATTTTTTATCCTTTTCGTAGAGTCAGAGTCTATTCGAAAGCTATCTATTGAGTTTTCAGTTCAATCTTTCTGACAGCCCTAATTAAATAAACATTTGCTTGTAACAAGGGAAAAGAATCTTGCGAAGGGTAATACCAATTTGGAACTAAAAATAGTATTATTTCTGATTGTATTTGTCAGGGTGAAAAAAGACCGCTCCAATCCTGAAGCGGTCTTTTAGTAAATGCAGCGAGGTTAAAGTAGAGCTTATCGGTTGGAGCCGCCCTCTGGAGGGGTCATTTCAGGGTCTTCAACTTCGACAGCTTCTTCAACTTCAGGTGCTGGTGGATTGTTCAGTAGATCAATTTCAGCATCGATCAAGCTGATCATTGTTTTAATATCAGCAGCTGATAATTGACCTTCAACAGCAAAGATTACTTTACCGCTGGGATCGAAAACAGTAATGTTGTTTGAGTCGTCTGCCAGACCCCAGACTTTTCCAACCTTGTTGTCAATATCTCGTACATACACGGTACTGGGATAATCTTCCTGTTTACCGGAAAGGATCATATCGATGGCAAAATTTGGTTTCCAGGTAGCGGCCATATTGATGATGGCAGTTGAACCATAGATATCATCCGGATAATCTTCAGCTTTCAGGGCTTCAGTGGCAGCATTGTTCAGATCACTCTCATCGGGATCAGCATGCACCACAACCCAAACTTTTCCAACTAGTTCATTACTGCTCCAGGCAGAATCATCAACTCTACCGCCTTCATCGCCGGAGAGAGTAAGCAGAGGCGCATTTTGGCCCACGGGCAGCCCTGCAAACAAACCGATACTTAACAGTAAAAATAAAATACTGAGTGATACTTTTTTCATGTTGTTTTCCTTTTTTATGATTGATATGAGAAATGGTTTTCTCAATTGATTTCCATAGAAGCGACTATTTCTGTATAGAAAATTGTGGATGTCATGTCATACTTGTTGCCAGTTCACTCTAGTATAGGAGTGTTTAAATGTTGTGCAAGTTATTAAAGCTATTACAATCAGTGAACGGGGCCGTTGATCAAAAGAAGAAATGGCGAGGAATGATGGATAAAACTTGATACATTTATAGTGGGTTCCGAAACGCAATACTTGTATGCGACCAATATACAAACCATATTATAGTCATATAAATGGAGACAGTATGAAATACAGTAAAGCGATAAAGCCAATCAGCTATTTAAAAGCTCATGCATCGGAAATCATTCGTGATGTAAGTACAAATCATGACACAATGATTATCACTCTAAATGGAGAGGCAAAAGCCATACTTCAGGATATTGAAGTGTATGAACAGAATCAAGAGAGTCTGGCTCTTCTAAAGATTTTGGCCCAAAGTTCTGCAAATCTTGGAAAGAAAAAGTTCAAACCTGCTACAAAGGCTTTTGCAGACATCAAGAATAAGTTGCATCGTTAATCCTATGGTCAAAACCTATGAAGTCTACGTTATTGAAGATGCGGAAAAGGACTTGTTTGATATTTACTCATATATTTCCCGGAATGATTCCATAGAAAGTGCTGAGGATATTTTTGATGCAATTCAAAAGAGCTGTTTGAGTTTGAGTACCCTTCCTGCGCGTGGACATGTCCCACCTGAACTGGAAAGGGTTGGAATATTTGAATACTTGGAGATTCACTTCAAACCCTATCGAATTATTTATCAAGTACGAAAGAATGAAATATTCATCCATTGTATTTTAGATGGGAGACGATCTTTAGAGGAGCTTTTACAAGAAAGGCTAATAAGAGTCTGATGGGATTTTTGATAAAATACCAAATTGACTTCATATCCAAACACGATGGGTAGTACCACCAGATACATCAGGACGCTTTTTATGTTTGGTGAGAGACCTGGGTAAAATTCGGGTTAAATCAACGCCAATAACTTGGTCTTTTGCTTCAAGTATTCTTTTTTGGTCAGGAGTTGACCGGACTGCATGTGGTAAAGTGTTTCGATTTGATCGATGATCGAATCTGTTGTTGGTCCTGCCGCATCCGGATTAATGGACATCCCAATTCTGTTTAGGAGTGTTTTCTTTGCTCGGCTAAAATCTTTTTCAGTGATCATACCTCGTGATAACAGATCACTCAAAGACACAATATCTTTAGCGATTTGATCTACGGTTAACATGACCAGATTTGTTGGGTAAGTTGTGGTCTTTTGAGTGGTAATAATGAGGGGTGTGTAATATCGATAGGGTTGGTAATGTGAGTAGTAAGGAGTGTAGCGCGAGGCATACCAAGAGTTATGATAGTGGTGGCTGGGATAGGGTCGGGGGTGGTGACGCCGACGGGGGTTTGCTTGAATCAATGTAATGGCTAACAATATCAGGATTGTAATTCGACCAAGTTTCATATGATACCTCCAGTTTTCGTATGTTCTTTGACGCTGAAAGTTCCTGATTGGTTAAGAAGCGTTGACAGTCCAAAGTACCCATGACCAGACACGAATGGCACATAATAGTTACTGATACCCGAATAAACTTATAGACTACCGACGATAGCCTCGTCTGGCGATATGAGCAGCGCCTAAAGCACCCACTGTTTGAGGGTTGTCTGGTACATTAAGTTTCTGACCCAGTTTTTCTTCCAACACGACAACCAGCCCTTTGTTATTGGCTACGCCTCCGGTAAGTGTCACTTCACCTTGGATTCCAATGCTGGTCACCATGCTCCAAATTCGATTAACAATGGACCGCTGCAAACCATTCACGATCTGTTCCCTGGGCGTATGTTTAGCCAATAACGAGATAACCTCACTCTCAGCAAATACGGTACAGGT
This window of the Candidatus Neomarinimicrobiota bacterium genome carries:
- a CDS encoding T9SS type A sorting domain-containing protein; amino-acid sequence: MKKLQLIFGFGMLLSLAGFSQEAPQAEPVYGGYIEELHAAPLDANTTRIYASTMSANSMFYADVDHSGSNPLFSGWNTVPDLDWDDDFGVLRAFASDAYSGYVFAGLQGGGVIAASPLAASIYTVDSVMIEAIQARDGHLFYQVMGGSGQDIFFADIDASGGVGTIQSTTIAIASWMPRFPVQIVISPYDEYLYVFVPEEPPLLYKSSDAFRSFNTSTTFSTVTTTDLASTGYEYSSFIVAPDGHYYAASYEGNSSGYETRISSSDDGGTSWTTQIIAEDAGRGDFKAPGDSASYNLYYSRIMSDDKGVSWSMHGGADGALAADPNDKSIAYVRTDWGMGMYDHVLSGVDEINDGLLAVQVNDFAMDTSKTTAWVASKSGIWYVSDYGTSSVVWTEPIWPDWDSTPYDVVTCTAGADTAYMGNSSGNVFRYETASGDVDDPMSYERIFEAHQDGAYPYWTWTYGSRVTAIATDNTYGSERLFVGIYDAEDWDEPDDSLGGVFVGTPSGTSWSWTQITGGDFPITGIDVLDIVVVEESGNTVAYVGVERNTTYGTVNGVYRCEENAGSWTVTSDLFLSATYPIAATIMDLYVSESDTIFACGTDASGTSVRSYKKAVGDTYWESLTSSGLVYPNAAKAITYDEVNHDLYMAIDNIIYVFEEGAIAWAVYYEYPVGTDIQFIYYDDLLVGTGVGLFGHEAVTSIDPMLEVRPLAYQLEQNYPNPFNPSTVIRFKIPVSAQVELTIHDLRGREVARLVNTFQPAGSHQVTFDGSTLSSGLYFYTLMAGDVKLTKKLMLMK
- a CDS encoding type II toxin-antitoxin system RelE/ParE family toxin, with amino-acid sequence MVKTYEVYVIEDAEKDLFDIYSYISRNDSIESAEDIFDAIQKSCLSLSTLPARGHVPPELERVGIFEYLEIHFKPYRIIYQVRKNEIFIHCILDGRRSLEELLQERLIRV
- a CDS encoding YtfJ family protein, encoding MKKVSLSILFLLLSIGLFAGLPVGQNAPLLTLSGDEGGRVDDSAWSSNELVGKVWVVVHADPDESDLNNAATEALKAEDYPDDIYGSTAIINMAATWKPNFAIDMILSGKQEDYPSTVYVRDIDNKVGKVWGLADDSNNITVFDPSGKVIFAVEGQLSAADIKTMISLIDAEIDLLNNPPAPEVEEAVEVEDPEMTPPEGGSNR
- a CDS encoding oxidoreductase — encoded protein: MSKSKWTTQNIPDQSGRVIIITGANSGIGFEAAKALAEKNAEIILAVRNQEKGETAIAQIQKELPKAKLSVRLLDLANLASVKTFADQFNADFQQLDLLINNAGIMVPPYGKTVDGFESQFGTNHLGHFALTAQLYTQLRSTPNSRIINVSSNAHKMGKLDFDDLNWGKRRYMAWKAYGDSKIANLYFTYELSRKIQAAGDSIVVTAAHPGLTASNLAKGAVIQFFNTIFAQDGPMGALPTLMAAVEPSAKSGNYYGPSGMSEWRGYPKLVSSNKLSHDVDIAAKLWTISEELTGVKFQI
- a CDS encoding type II toxin-antitoxin system Phd/YefM family antitoxin, with the translated sequence MKYSKAIKPISYLKAHASEIIRDVSTNHDTMIITLNGEAKAILQDIEVYEQNQESLALLKILAQSSANLGKKKFKPATKAFADIKNKLHR